A single window of Engraulis encrasicolus isolate BLACKSEA-1 chromosome 20, IST_EnEncr_1.0, whole genome shotgun sequence DNA harbors:
- the tpd52 gene encoding tumor protein D52 isoform X2: MEDADQGAQQRPDSIPEVGEDAVTTVGPPSPPPGLTEEERLELTSELEKVEEEILTLSQVLASKERQVAELKRKLGITPLNELKQNISKGWQEVTTSTAYRRTSETLSQAGLKATAAFTTVGSAISRKLEDVRNTPTFKSFEERVETLKTKISPTPSTGNIEEVMNSTANAEPIETQPEASPPPSVEIPQ; encoded by the exons GTGCTCAGCAGAGGCCAGACTCCATTCCTGAGGTGGGGGAGGATGCGGTGACCACAGTTGGGCCCCCCTCGCCGCCCCCTGGCCTGACAGAGGAAGAGCGCCTGGAGCTAACCTCGGAACTCGAAAAG gttgaggAGGAGATCCTGACGCTGTCCCAGGTGCTGGCCTCTAAGGAGCGCCAGGTGGCGGAGCTGAAGCGTAAGCTGGGCATCACCCCCCTCAACGAACTCAAACAGAACATCAGCAAGGGCTGGCAAGAAGTCACCACATCTACTgc atatcgGCGTACATCAGAGACTCTGTCCCAGGCAGGCCTGAAAGCCACCGCAGCCTTCACCACCGTGGGCTCAGCCATCAGCAGAAAACTAGAGGACGTCag GAACACACCGACTTTTAAGTCCTTCGAAGAGAGAGTGGAGACTCTGAAG ACCAAGATAAGCCCCACCCCTTCCACCGGCAACATCGAAGAGGTCATGAACTCCACGGCCAACGCCGAGCCCATAGAGACCCAACCAGAAGCCTCGCCGCCACCATCAGTAGAGATCCCCCAATGA